The sequence below is a genomic window from Macrotis lagotis isolate mMagLag1 chromosome 7, bilby.v1.9.chrom.fasta, whole genome shotgun sequence.
AGGCACAGAAATGTTAAACCTCTTTTTACCAGAAAAAGATATGAAGCTCACTTAagtacattgtttttttttcccccagtatgTCTTTTTTCAAGGGGAGGGAATCATTTAAATCATTAGATTTGTTGCCAAAATGACAACCTTTTTGTTGGATTTTAGGAGACTGGTATCCCCtgtggggcctcagtttccttatctataggatgaaagtaatttttttagctctaaatttttTTGTTCTACAAAACTTTGTGCTTTAAAAATGGGTGTGGGTGTAAATTTTGCTTtaatgttatttaaatgtttttgtatttaaTGGTTAGCTATTTAAGAGAATTTTAGATTAGATTTGTATAAGTAACCCTCTTTAGTGCTTGTCCTTTTGGTCTTCAATAAAGTAACCCACCTAGGCTTAAAATCCTTTCACAAAAGATTGGCAAAAGGATCTGAGATCTGTTTAAGGTTAAAAGCATAATGTTGTAGGcatttctgaaatttttattttgaatctagagtatgtatgtatatatatactctagattcaaaatatatagatagatagatagatagatgtagatatatatactTTTTACATTCTACAATTTTGTAACATGTAATAGTATGACACTTAAGTCTGTAAAGCACATGACCTATAGAggccatatatgtgtgtgatgtgCTTTAGTTAAGATAGCACTGGGCCTTTGGGAGATCCCTGCCTATGATTCTAGTAATCTTGAATGATAGAATAGGTACTGCAGGTATTATCCTCACTTTTAAGAGAtctgagcctcactttctcctccagtcatctgggtccagtggccagatatggatcaggatgattggagatggccctggatgggagacaatcagTTAAAGTGAGTTGCCaatagtcacacagttaatggCTGAGGCTGAACTCTCCtctcttcctggctccaaagtcagtgctctatccaattgcgcaccacccagctgtcctgAGAATTCTAGGCCTTCATTGGAAAAGGCTAACAAGAGTTCTTTACTAAGGGTTACCTAATAAATGAAGCAGAATTAAATGTTTCTCTCCAGTTTTCaccttattttcctctttttccctttcttgtccTTTACTTTTCCTCCATcgttcccaccccactccctttATTCCCTTAGATAAATGCCTTTCAGAAATCCTTTCCTATTcagaaatatacatattttctaCCCCAAACCAGTCTGTTCCTACTAGCCCCATGGTATGTTGCTGTTTCCccataagaaaataaaagggtAGTAAATGGTTTTGTGGTATATTTCATGATTAgaaacttttatcattttttccctaaaagcaTGCCCTTctgtattaaaaaaatgaattatccaTACGAGCAACTAAATTTAACTAGTCTTGACATTTTTCCCAATAATTCTTTTGAGTCTCATATTAAtacatactttcattttttttttccaatagtgaaaaggaagaagatgataatgaaaagagagaagatcCAGGGGATAATTGGGAAGAAACTGGTGGTGGCGGCGTAGAAAAATCATCTGGTCCTTGGAATAAAACAGCTCCTGTCCAAGCACCTACTCCAAGTATTGGTAATTAGAGCATGGTTTCATAAGCTACAGTTTAAATAAGTgaagcctcttttttttttaccataactCTTGAATTTGATTGCTGTGTCACTATATTTAAGGCCTAATCGAGTTTGTTGTGCCTTTTACTCTATTTGTATATGTTGGTATGGTCACTctcaaattgaaaaaatatttttgtattatttctgtAAGATGTGAGCTAGCTATTGTATTAACAGAAATCCTTTTATGTATTATCagaaatccttttatttttcctgctGCTAATAGGATAGTATGTTTATGGTGATCAGAATAAGTTTTAATAAGTAAACTTTATTAGAAGTATCTATTAAAAGTATACGTTAATGGCTCCTAAGTTTTTGGGTGGGGGagggtttaccatttctttgtccctctttaatttctatttgaggTTATGGTGAGCAAGAGATTTAACTTATTTAACCTTTTGTATTCATTTCTGTTTAGCATTAACATTTAGTTCTATTGTAATAGTTTTCCATTTAACAGTACAAGTtagatcattttaatttcatgaaCAGCAAAATGTCTTACGAATGAATTGACTGGAAGCCTCGACAGGGCAGTATTTCAATTTACAGTCATTCCTTGTCTTGTATGTTTAGAAGCTTTTCTCCTAGGCCTGGCAGGCCAGCTTATGCCTGTTTTAAACCACAGACATCATCCAAAATGGAATGAATTCCTATTAGATGATTCCTATTTTGGGTGTACCTAGATATGTCATTGTTGTTGAGAGAGATGGGACTCATATTTTGCTATgctattagttgttttttcaccAAATCATTTTATGTTGTTAGTTACAGAAACCCCAGAACCTGTTATGACTGGTGGTGTATACAGGCCTCCTGGTGCCAGAGTGACTTCAACAAGGAAAACCCCGCAAGGACCACCAGAAATATATAGCGATACACAGTTCCCATCACTGCAGTCCACTGCCAAGCATGTAGAAAGTCGGAAGTAAGTGTAACTACATAAATAATTTTGGAAAGTTTGGGAtatgtttgataaatatttcatttcccctCTTGATAGGAAATCAAGGGAGGGGGATGAAAATGGTCTAACATTATTTAGACCCTAGCTGGGTTGCttgatcacttttaaaaaaattggggatGTGTGAtatacctgggggggggggggaagaacaaTACTTCACATTTTGTCTTGGGTAATTGGAAGGGTATGGGGGGAAAAATCAGTTTTTGAAATTGCACTTCACATATACTATATAACAAGTAAAAATGTCATTAGATGGTTTGTGTGTGTTATTGAACATTAATGAGAGATGTTTGAATTTTATAGCATGATAAGCATGCATTTCAGCAGTTAAATGTTTTGTGGAATTGTTGAAATACCTAAAATGGTTCAAATCTTATTTAGGAACTtctcctttccttgctttaccaaCAGAAAGTTTAGTTTTATACCTAATGTTAGTCCTGTTCTTAATATAGGGGATAGATTTGAAAGCAGATTTGGGGCCattgtctttcccttttcctctttaagAGCACAGCAGTTTGGGAGTGATCTTTCACTTAGCTGGATTCTTTCAGTATTTATTctcaaatattaataaaaagccATTTCCTTATATTTGAATATGCCATTCCCCCAAACTTCTCACATCTCCCACCTTCTCTCCCACCCATCAATGAGATGGAATGTCTAGAATCTAGAGTTTCAGTAAAGTCTTTAGTTTGATTTGAATGACTTTacaaaaggatatatatatatagttcaaaGGAGCTCACCATGTCAAATGGGAAATAGCAATTTTTAGATTGTCTTCAAACTAGTCCTGAAATTATTACAGTTAGTTATTAGTACAAAAGAGATCTCTTAAGATAGGgccattttagaaaagaaatttgtgttttgtttagttattttgaaGAGGTGACTCCAactcttaaaaatgaatgaagcTCCTTTTAAAAAGGAGCTTCATTCATGGCATCCATCTTCCCACCCCCTACATTCTTCTTGGGGAGGGTTGTTTCAAGGAAGGTTATTTTTCAAAACTATCTCAGTCAAGAAGAGATATTTActgattccatttcttttcccttagggataaagaaatggagaagagCTTTGAAGTAGTAAGACACAGAAATAGAGGTAGGGATGAGGTTTCCAAAAACCAGGCACTTAAGCTGCAGCTGGACAACCAGTATGCTGTGCTTGGGGATCAGTAAAGCTGCCCACACATtacaattaaggaatggcttttTGATAACCCTTCTGCTAAGGTAAACTAAACTCCAGCTAACGGCCACGAACAACAACCCATCTTGTGATGTTTGCCGGATCTCCAGAGCATGATCGGCTGAACTGCTGCCCGGTGGAAGCTTAATGTGTTGTACACCATTGGATGTGGGGAAATTGTCAATGTTATAAATTGCTTGAACTAGATGCACCGGGTGTGTTTTATGATAATTActctgcaaaaacaaacaaataaatctgCAGCCAGTGGTCATTTCGAAATCTTTTTATGTTCAGATATTGAGCCTTCATAAGGGTTGACTACCTCAGATCTGCTGCACTCATTGTGGACACCATGTGGATCACAACTTCTGGATAAGAAGGTTACAGCTATTAAGTGGCGATGTGAAACTTGAAACCAGCTCTACTGGATTCCTATCAGAAATCCTGCAAAAGTCAGCCATTTGGGTTCTGATCTGCTATAAATGACAAAGATTTAAGTGACCTTAATTAACCTGTCCTGGGCCCCATTCTTAAGGAATACTTTCTCTAATAGCTATGGCTATATACAATTTTTCCTGAGACATACCACTCTCAAAAGAACTGTTCAAATAAACCCATAGAGCTgtcgtgtttttttttttcccctttagctgTAGCCATATTCTGAGGTTACGAGAAACTAAATTTAACCACACTTTGACGTACAAAGTGGGATTGTGGGTGGGTGGGATAGGGGTTGAAtggtccaattattttttttctttagccatTTTTATTTGGATAGCACATGTGTTGTATTTTCCGCCAACAAGGCCTTCCTTGCTTTGACTTAGAATCTTAAGTTCTTTGGACAGAGCATAATGCTTGGTTGAGTAACTTAAAACATCTGTTAAGAGGGATTGTGAAATAAGTTTCATAACCTGATTTCCACCCCCAAGGGGCTGGAACTCCGTAGCCTTTAAAGAGCAGTGGATGCCAAGGCTTGACTTCAGGTGCTGCTAAAGCCTCTAATCACCAGGTCTTTAACTTGTACAGTATGTATGTGTTAGGAGTACTGATAGCAAGCTGGTGGAgttgtcaactttttttttttttaactactcgAGTAGAGGTGTTCAATCACCTGTGAAATTATTTCTAGCAAATTTGTCTTGCTCCTTTTCAACTCAAACCAAGATGAGTAAATCTTAACCCGGAGCTTGGTGGTGTACACCTGATGTTAACCATATATGACCCAGTATGTGGTGTTTGACATGAGTCCTGGTGCCACGATGATCCCCGCCTTTTCAAGGTCAGGATGTTTCTTGTTGCAGTGATTATCCTGACTTGGCTGTTGGACATGTCTCTGGCTGTTCAGAGGCTGGGGGGCTGTGGGTAGGTGGGGGAATGGGGCAGAAGATGGTGACACGGCACTTGTGTTTTTAATATAACTCCAGGTTAAATAATCCAGTAATTTAGTCCTTAAACAGGACCTGACAAAGCCACCCAAAGTTATTTCCTATGGTATGAAAGTTTCATTCCATCTAACTTCAGATTCTGTTTCATCCTGATTAGTTTTGTCACTTTGATTCAGTACAAACATTCAAAGTGGTGTGTGACCACTTGATGCGCAGAGTCTGGCTTTCTCCATATTAAGTTTCAATGCCAAATATAGGAGTTGCAGACTTGCCACTGACAAGAGTGAAGTAAAGGTGAGTAAAACAATCTCCCAGATGTTGATAGCAACATTCTCTCATAGGGGTTCAGATGCAAAAATCACCTTCTGACTTGTAGAAGGGTTACTGACAGTGTCTCGGCAACCCCTGCCAACCTGCTTCTTGGCATAGTTACTGGCATTATGGGGAAGAATTGTCAGGCTAGCTCTTAGAAAGGTGTTCTGGACAAACCAAGGAGAAGGTGGAGCTTCAAAAGAGGAACTGGGTTTACTCGATTAAAGTGAAGACTTCATTTGGGAACCAAAAACCTTAGTCAAAAGAATTATATAGAATTCTTGGACTTTGAGCCATCTATTTTCCCTGAAAAGTATGCATCTTTGCCAGCAGTGTCTTGTTGGATTACATTACTGAGGAATGAACTGAGATGATTATGTGGAATTGTTATTTAATGGcatattgtactagaaatttgAAGACCTGCAGTAGATTTTAAATCCCAACTCTTgttataacattttaaagagaTTGTGAAATTGTCAAAATGCACATTAATCAAGTTTTAATATACTGTATGATGGGTAGATGAGACTGTCCATTGTACCTTATTTCGTTATTTGAATTCTCAGGCATGGTTTTGGCAGTGCAAGAACCCTGTAACATtaacaaattcaataaaatggaaatgtataTGAAtcttggattctggtttttattctcAGACTTAATCCTTAGTTAACGCTATAGTTAGTTTAAAAACAATATGTTTGATTGCTTTTGGTGAAGTTGAAAAGGGGctgttttacatttatatttggtTCCATAAGTTTTAAATACTCATCTTCCTGTAAAGTCTATAAAAGACTTATGCATGGGAGTGAGTTAGTTTGATAAAGGATCTCAAAAGCTTCACCTATTTTAACttagtttttcttaattttataataTGGGTGTGTTAGTATAACCATCAAGTTATTACTATCATAGACCTCCCCCTCAAAATATACTTTGACCTTAAGGGAAAGCATTAACCATAACTGCCAAGTTAAGAGTGCTTTTTTTCTTAGTCAAGTTATCATTTAGGAATTTTTCTTGCTATATTTCTgccacattaaaaaaatacacaagaaTAAACATCCTATTAGATATGTCAGATTAAAGAGTTGAGATTTTGACAATTAAAGGATAGGAGAAAATGTCATActtaaaaattggaataaaaGGGTGCTTtggtttttggaaaaaaattgaccTTCAATGAATATTGAGTTTTAAATAGAATTCAAAACTCTTGAGCATTAGAAGCTTTAACTATAGAGCACCCCAGTAGAAAGTAGCCTTTGTGTAAAATAGACTTTATAACGTTGTTTAGAGAAAAGCCAAGTATACAAATTTTAATTTCTACACTTGCAGAGGTGgttttatataaatgtgtgtgtgtgtgtatgtataaaccACAGCTATTCTAATATTGATTTTACATAGAGCTACTGATACATGGTCTGAAATAGGAACCTGAAAATACCAGGCTCTTGGTTTCTAAGTTGTCATAAATTAGTTAATATATACCATACATACGGCACATGATGACTTAAGACCTTTTGCCTCTGAGACAAATACATTAAATGTCTATAGGCTTTGTATCACTTGATTTCTTGTTTTCTAAATACTAAGGAAAATTGTTTTTCCTGTGACCACTCCCAGTTTGCATTTCTACACCATTTTTGGTGGCAGGGGCTTTTCAAATAAGAACTTTGGCTCATTTGataccttttttcctcatcttttgcTCCaggtttatttatatattcaaaatatccCATGTAAAAGTAGATTTCAACAAACACACCTCCCCTTCCTATCTAAACTATTGTGatccttttattttatccatttttcccccttccagaCCCTCAGAACAGTACTAAGTTCTTCCcagaatttcattcttgtctCCCTCAAACAGCATTGAGATTCCGAAGAGAATGGTTTCTTCTTTTAGGATGTTAGTACCGTGTTCATTATGTTACCCTTTCTTAGTTACTGAAATCTACCTGATAGgttttctatatttgtttttgtatttcagaGTTCCCACTTAGTTctcttatattcctttttttccaccTGGTAGGATTATATGCAACTTTTCCAGAGTGAATTTTTGGTTGGAAGTCTGCCTTCCTCCTTTGCCTTTGGAATTGTGTATGCCAACCAAGAAAGCTCATTTATGAGTGAAGTTTGCTGGGTCTTGTGAGATCCTGACTATGGCTTGCTTCTTAGTACTTTAACGTGGAGACTGGTTTTTGATTCTGACCATTCTGGGGCTTTAGGAGGTTCCTTTTCTGATCTGTAGAACCTTCCTAGCTTGTCTTTTGGTTCTAATAAATCTGGGTAGTTTTCATTGGACTCCTTGAAAGAGTGTCGGGTTCTTGTTAGACTTAACGGTCTACTAGGCCTCTTTAATCCTGCTTTGCAAGTTTCTGCTTTTCAGTgtcaattttgattttgttggAATGTTTCCTTTATGGTTTATGGATTCAGAGGTtaggtttcttttcatttttaggagTCCATTTATTGGGTAGATTGATCATTCTAGactattttagttttttcctcagaattttttattcctttttttgatttctcCATTTCTTGTAGTCCTTGTGGAAAAATCTTTGCCCCCTTTAATTCTGTTTGCTACCGAGTTAACCTTAACACTAATTTTTCACACTAAAAGGtctctagtttattcccattttttaggCTTGGCTTTGTGTTGAGGCCAGGTTCTGCCCATTACTGCAATTTTAAGGTAGGGACTGCTTGGTCTGGCCCTGCATCCCCTGGGTCCTTGAGTGGGGCCCCTCTTCACAGAATTAGGCCCATTGGATCTTTTAAACCTCTCTGGTTTCTCTGGACAGTCAGGGATCTTAGACCCTTTGGGTTGAGGGGACTAGCCATCTTTCTTGTTACCCCAGGGGTTCTGGATGACTGTTGTTCACTTCTGGGTTGGAAGATTTCTTATTAGTTTTCTTGATGATTCTTTGGTCTGGTATGAATGAGCTAAAGGGTTTAACCTAAAAGTAGATGGGGAAATGCTGGGCAACCTTCCTTCCATTCAGCTGGCCATCCTGGCAGGAGCCACTTCATTTCAATATGCTGAAGACATTGTTAAACTTAGAGAATTAGTTTTTATATGGTGCTTCAAGGTTTGCACAGGTTCTTACATTCTGGGAAACTGGCTCCCAGAGCAAAAGTGGTGTTTAGAGATTTACTTCCAAGTATTTTGTGTGTGTCTCTTAAACCGGCCATGGGAGGTAGATCATAGAGGTGGTAGTTTATAATTGTTTTACCTGACAAGAGATAAGAGGGTGGTTGCACAGCTTGTGACTTGACCTCATTTCCACAGTTTTGCAAATGAGAGTTAACCCAGATCCTTTCTCCAGTCCCCACATTAAAGTACTAAGAAGCAAGCCATAGTCAGGATCTCACAAGACCCAGCAAACTTCTCTCATAAATGAGCTTTCTTGGTTGGCATACACAATTCCAAAGGCAGAAGAGGAAGGCAGACTTCCAACCAAGAATTTAGCTATACTCAAAAGTAGaatgcttattttttccattaattctgtTATTCCTCTCATAACCCAAACTTGTTTATTCAGGTTACATACCCACATCAAGACTTGGCTGCAGGGATTTGACTAGAAAGGGACTTGTTCTTGCTTTGGTTCCAGAAACTGGTCAAAAAGCTGCATTTTCAAATAGTGTATTACTTTACAAATCGAGCAAATTATAAAGAATTCTGGCAAAATACTCCAACAGGATGTTTTTTTTTGCATAGTCCTTTGTGAGAGAAGTGACAAGATTAGGCTGATGGAGACATTTGTCCTGAAAGGCAGCACGAGGATAATGTGGCTTCAGGTATCACAAAAGTCAGCCTATTAGTTCAACTTCATGCTggttttacaggtaaagaaattgagcctcaggttcagtgacttgtcccaaATAGTTGGAACTTAAAACCAATGTAATAAATGCTCTATTCTCTTCCATAGCTATTGTCCAGTCACAGGTCTCAGTTCACCATGTCTTAGTGTGACAGAGGTTAAATTTGTCTCCTTGGGGGAAGATCAAGTTCACCCTAGTTATTCCCCATATTTGTGTGGGCACAGAGCCATGGTTCGGGCCTCCGGGACTAGAAGGGCCCCCATGAATTACCGGCTCTCTGCTCATCCCATTTTGTGCCGCTGCTTTGGTGGTAGGTTAATGGAGgtacttattttttcctattcctttaaaaaagacatttttgtgGCAAGTTTTGATTTTTGAATCCCATTTTTCTTTAACGTctgtcccttctctttccccaatCCAGCTAAACATCCTTTGTTTaagtttttggggaaaaaaagcaaaactaaacacATTAACAGGATAATATAGGCAGTAATTCCACATCTTCACCTTTGTAATGAGAGGAAGGGAGATGAATGTTCTCAATTCTTTTGTGTCAAAGCTTTGttataatttggttttatttggtatttcactttgcattgttATTGGGgatattcttctgattcttatACATAATTTCTCCGaatttctcattcatttcttattggggttatattttttcttttttcttttttttaagtttttgcaaggcaatggggttaagtggcttgcccaaggccacacagctaggtaattattaagtgtctgaggctggatttgaacccaggtactcctgactccagggcctgtgctttatccactgtgccacctagctacccataatatttctttaatacTGATGTCTGtcatcattcttgaagaccatgacatcagggagaggtgatgccatgacaagcacatgaactgggaTTTGAGTTGGGTGGggagaggctgtgctaagtcaccagtctcactttctcctctggaaccatatgaatccagtggccagatttgaatcaggagattcaactggagatggccctagatgccaGGCAACCAAGGTTTAAGTGCCTTGCGTGaggtcatacagcaagtaagtatgagaatttgaactggggtcctATCAGGGCTGGCGCTCCACCCACTGCATCTTTATATTACTAAATCCTAGTTGGTTTATCCGTTCCCCAAGTAATGACCATTTACTTCCTttaaaataactgacatttacatagGGATTTAATACAGATTGATGGAGCAGGGCCAAGAAAGGACGAATGAATGTGTCCTGGGTCTTGTGGCTatctgatgcaggatttgaattccagtgtTCCTAACCCAGCATTATTTATTCCCTAAGCCTTGTAGATGCCTGCTGctgctccctcccccccacaggaAAAGGGTTACCCCAATAGCATAAATGGGACCTTCCTAACAGTGAGT
It includes:
- the CDV3 gene encoding protein CDV3 homolog isoform X1 — its product is MAETEERSLDNFFAKRDKKKKKERSGRAAGANAAAAAAAGPAGAGTPGGASAGGGGAGAGAGGGARPAEGAAGGGGAAGPGAAAKTKDEDEWKEFEQKEIDYSGLRVQAMQISEKEEDDNEKREDPGDNWEETGGGGVEKSSGPWNKTAPVQAPTPSIVTETPEPVMTGGVYRPPGARVTSTRKTPQGPPEIYSDTQFPSLQSTAKHVESRKDKEMEKSFEVVRHRNRGRDEVSKNQALKLQLDNQYAVLGDQ